The genomic DNA TTCAAGCTGATCGGTATCTTTTCGCCGGCAAAGAAAAGGTCCCGCGTGGTCAGATTGCGCGTATATCGCCCTGAGAGCGAAATCTCCGGCATCGCCCCCGAGCGGGCGGAAATGTAATTTCCTTCAGAGCGGTCGATCTCCTGTTTGGCCGAAAGATACCGGCGGTTTGATTCGAGCGCCATCTCTCGAACCTTATCCACCGTCAAGACGGTCTCGGCCCCGGATATCGCGAAGCAAACAATAAACAGCGAGATTGTAGTCAGAATCTTTTTGGTCATAATATTACCGAAAGCTAAAGTCTTTTTTCTCTAAGATAGAGTTTACTCATTTCTACCATTTGATTGATCATAATTTTTGGACTGACTTTTCCACAGTAACAATATTTTTGAATCAGGACGCCATCTCCCAGGGCGTGTAAAAGCCAGACCATATTCAGCGCGTCCTCATGCTCTAACCGGCTGTTTTTTTCTACAAAACGGGCTAGGCGTCCAATGATCTCACGATGCATGCGGCCGACATAATCGGTCACCTTCGGGACTTTGATCGCCTGCTGCCAGAACTCAATAGCGAAATATCGCTGTTTCTCGGTCATTTCAAAATTCACTCGAATGATATATTCCATCATTTTTTCGATATTGGTCTCCGTCTCCAGACAATGGACGATTTTCTTCAAGTAGCTATCCGTCTTTTCTTTAAGAACCTCCAGAAAAATATCCTCTTTGCTCTTGAAATGGAAATAAAGCGCCCCTTTGGTCACGCCCGCCAGCCGGGAAATATCCTCGGTGGTGGCGCCGGCGTACCCCTTGTGAGCAAAGACATTCCCGGCCGCTCTGATGAGCTGAGCCCGTCTTTTTTCGGCGGGGAGTTTGGGACTCTGTTTCAAATCTCTTTCCTCATAACAAAATACCTACCGGTAGGTATCTAAATTATTTAATCTAACGTCGAAGTCAAGAATTTGTTTCCTCTTTTGTAACAGGGATTCAAGATTTTCTTAAGACCGACAGATATTTCAAATTCGCGGGACAGCCTCGTTCGGCGCGGCTCATTTCCTTGATTAACAGATAGTTCAATGATTATGACGGAGTATTCATGAAAAGGAACGGCATAATTCTATTTTTCTTCCCCAGCCGGCATATCGGACATTTCCACCTGCCCCAGGAGTTCCTCTTTCTCACCCTCCGCCTCGATCTCCCTGAGAGTCATCTTTTCGCTGCGAAGGAAGAGAAGTCCCATGACAAAAATTGGAATCAAATCCAGGATATGAAGAGCCAAGGCGAAAAGAACGGCATCCGATTTGACAATTTTGAACGCCAGAAGTGAGGCGACCACCGCCAATTCAAAAGTCCCGGCATTCCCGGGCGTGATGGGAACCATTAGGGCGACGGTGTTGATCACCATAACGACGATAGCCGAAATGATCGGCAGTTCGAAACCGAAAGACTTGAACAGGAAATAAATGACCAGGGCATGCGAGGCCCATGAGGACAGGGAAAGAAGCAGGGTGCGCAGGAAATATTGACTGGAACGGAGCATCTCAATGCCGCGCGTGAAAGAATAGGCGAATTTCTTAAGCGTTATATACAAACCGGGCCAGCGGCCGCGCATCACTTTTTTACCCAGATAGCCGATCGGTTTCTGGAAATGCAGTATTAGATATAAAAGGGCAATCAGGGCCAAAGTTGCGATGGCGATTATGTAGCCGATGGAACGATATTGCGGCGGCAGAACAAAAGAGGCCAGGGAAAGAAGAAAGATGAAAATCAGCAAGCTAATGGAATCAAACAGAACTTCGATGACAATGGTTGAAAAAACATAAGACTTGGACATCCCCTCCTTCC from Candidatus Zixiibacteriota bacterium includes the following:
- a CDS encoding TetR/AcrR family transcriptional regulator encodes the protein MKQSPKLPAEKRRAQLIRAAGNVFAHKGYAGATTEDISRLAGVTKGALYFHFKSKEDIFLEVLKEKTDSYLKKIVHCLETETNIEKMMEYIIRVNFEMTEKQRYFAIEFWQQAIKVPKVTDYVGRMHREIIGRLARFVEKNSRLEHEDALNMVWLLHALGDGVLIQKYCYCGKVSPKIMINQMVEMSKLYLREKRL
- a CDS encoding lysylphosphatidylglycerol synthase transmembrane domain-containing protein; the encoded protein is MASIFKKKHFWGSLIAIILLAYCLKDIHPDSVRLLSERVNFYYLIPALLMEFAINIFKAWRWRTIVEKTRKISLSRIIPLFSAGQVINIIMPALTGQVGRLLLFARKEGMSKSYVFSTIVIEVLFDSISLLIFIFLLSLASFVLPPQYRSIGYIIAIATLALIALLYLILHFQKPIGYLGKKVMRGRWPGLYITLKKFAYSFTRGIEMLRSSQYFLRTLLLSLSSWASHALVIYFLFKSFGFELPIISAIVVMVINTVALMVPITPGNAGTFELAVVASLLAFKIVKSDAVLFALALHILDLIPIFVMGLLFLRSEKMTLREIEAEGEKEELLGQVEMSDMPAGEEK